The following coding sequences lie in one Saccharomonospora amisosensis genomic window:
- a CDS encoding PglY protein, with amino-acid sequence MNEGSRIRQQYLRDVLGLPDSVHAGDFKIELTGGFTEVEARVAEYVVTDQLRGAFGKALSIVRTAVRDGTSHAAYLHGSFGSGKSHFLTVLHAVLNNEPVARAKPGLQPVIAEHDDWLRGKKFLMVPYHLVGASDIDSAILGGYVNTVRKLHPGHPTPPVYRADAMLEDAARQRAFFADDARFAEWLGSGAPAAADEEDLELPHDTVPSWSSADLDRAFNAPAGDKVRDALVSALLSGPMSSYIRGASGDVAAFIPLENGLSVISRHARDLGYDGLILFLDELILWLQAHLSDRQFVNNQVSKLVKLIESGDADRPLPIVSFISRQRDLSKLVGDDVTGADVKNLEAQVHYLAERFDTVSLEDRNLPAIIKERVLKPKPGGREVLDEAFAAIESTKSGDREVLLDAAGATGATWQDFRDVYPLSPALLNVLVALSGALQRERTGLKLLQEMLYRRRDDMKVGELIPLGDLWDVLSDGTGEAFTDRLRQDAAAAQRFYVRARATLADRFGEGSTTFVAVDRFLKTLLLAALAPNVPALARLTGPRLAALNHGSLRSRTVQPGAMVVSRLRELQAEFGELRSEGEQDPVFRLQLSDLDIEPLLDAVGERDTLGARRIWTKKQLWSQLNIRDTDNFVCEKEIVWKGTRRTAEFVFDNVRDTSSLPDMQFTPGVPGRIRIVLDYPFDEGNHAPSDDAARVNRMIREGFTAPTLVWLPHFMSPQKSAQLGRLLKIQYLLERDRLDDYAGTMSEDNRVKVRHQLQAQADNLESQLAAALRQLYGISQADEATIDKDVGEDGHVLSLQPDHKPRLAGGAGFEYNALALADGLFAKLYPKHPDFDPSGNRKPVTLGELRTVLSWITKAMEDGQRRVVVDRNHLPLVRRIVHPLELGEVSDGPLNVSTEWRRRIEQAATQRGVTGDYRVEDIRTWLEELGYTGLDKPVSNLVIATYALLADRAWVLHGSPLREAPDLDKIGPGHALRAQELPDEETFATARRRAATLFGVHVPDTLFARNVNRLADEVREKVAAVENAANGVRRALDRHSDLLGLDTRPEQDTAPRITSTRDAADLLARLSGAREATTVVRELATAEYRTGDQVLGAAISSAPAVLAALENVEWSLLRSVRQFAGRGDPVGNRADRLLDEVTQAAAADEFTRPLADVLDGLGPRAVQLVNEAARLAAVAPPAPAEPAPAEPQPANPTAEQVSLTDTGQPPVGATVPSRRRPRRVRASAVERDLARIVAEVQSEIREFAGEHPETEIEVTWRVVGEEGAG; translated from the coding sequence ATGAACGAAGGTAGTCGTATCAGACAGCAGTACCTGCGCGACGTTCTCGGCCTCCCCGACTCCGTACACGCGGGCGACTTCAAGATCGAACTCACCGGAGGGTTCACCGAGGTCGAGGCCCGCGTCGCCGAGTACGTCGTCACCGACCAGCTCCGTGGCGCGTTCGGCAAGGCGCTGTCCATCGTGCGCACCGCCGTCCGCGACGGCACCTCGCATGCCGCCTACCTGCACGGCTCCTTCGGTTCCGGTAAGAGCCACTTCCTCACCGTGCTGCACGCCGTGCTCAACAACGAGCCCGTCGCCCGCGCCAAACCCGGCCTGCAACCGGTGATCGCCGAACACGACGACTGGCTGCGCGGCAAGAAGTTCCTCATGGTGCCCTACCACCTGGTCGGCGCCAGCGACATCGACTCCGCCATCCTCGGCGGCTACGTCAACACCGTCCGCAAACTGCACCCCGGCCACCCCACCCCGCCGGTCTATCGGGCGGACGCCATGCTCGAAGACGCCGCCAGGCAACGCGCGTTCTTTGCCGACGACGCGAGGTTCGCCGAATGGCTCGGCAGCGGCGCACCGGCAGCGGCCGACGAGGAAGACCTCGAGCTGCCCCACGACACGGTTCCCTCGTGGTCCTCGGCCGACCTCGACCGCGCCTTCAACGCACCGGCAGGCGACAAGGTGCGCGACGCACTGGTCTCCGCGCTGCTTTCCGGGCCGATGTCGTCCTACATCCGCGGCGCAAGCGGCGACGTCGCGGCGTTCATCCCGCTGGAGAACGGCCTTTCCGTCATCAGCAGGCACGCCCGCGACCTCGGCTACGACGGGCTCATCCTGTTCCTCGACGAGCTGATCCTGTGGCTGCAGGCCCACCTGTCCGACCGGCAGTTCGTCAACAACCAGGTGAGCAAGCTGGTCAAGCTCATCGAATCCGGGGACGCCGACCGGCCGCTGCCCATCGTGTCGTTCATCTCCAGGCAACGCGATCTGTCCAAACTCGTCGGTGACGACGTCACCGGCGCCGACGTGAAGAACCTCGAAGCGCAGGTGCACTACCTCGCCGAACGGTTCGACACCGTGTCGCTGGAAGACCGCAACCTGCCCGCCATCATCAAGGAGCGCGTGCTCAAACCCAAACCCGGCGGGCGCGAGGTGCTGGACGAGGCGTTCGCCGCCATCGAATCCACCAAGTCCGGCGACCGGGAGGTGCTGCTGGACGCCGCGGGCGCCACCGGCGCCACCTGGCAGGACTTCCGCGACGTCTACCCGCTCTCGCCCGCACTGCTCAACGTGCTGGTGGCGCTGTCCGGTGCACTGCAGCGCGAACGCACCGGGCTGAAACTGCTGCAGGAGATGCTGTACCGCCGCCGCGACGACATGAAGGTCGGCGAACTCATCCCGCTCGGCGACCTGTGGGACGTGCTCTCCGACGGCACCGGCGAGGCATTCACCGACCGGCTGCGCCAGGACGCCGCCGCCGCGCAACGCTTCTACGTCCGCGCCCGCGCCACCCTCGCCGACCGCTTCGGCGAGGGCAGCACCACGTTCGTGGCCGTGGACCGCTTCCTCAAGACACTGCTGCTGGCCGCGCTCGCCCCCAACGTTCCCGCGCTGGCGCGGCTCACCGGCCCCCGCCTCGCGGCGCTCAACCACGGCTCGCTGCGCTCGCGCACCGTGCAGCCCGGCGCGATGGTGGTAAGCCGGTTGCGCGAGTTGCAGGCCGAGTTCGGCGAACTGCGCTCCGAAGGCGAGCAGGACCCGGTGTTCCGGCTGCAACTGTCCGATCTAGACATTGAGCCGCTGCTGGACGCCGTCGGCGAGCGCGACACGCTCGGTGCCCGGCGCATCTGGACCAAGAAGCAGCTGTGGTCCCAGCTCAACATCCGCGACACCGACAACTTCGTGTGCGAGAAGGAAATCGTCTGGAAGGGCACGCGCCGCACCGCGGAGTTCGTGTTCGACAACGTGCGCGACACCAGCAGCCTGCCGGACATGCAGTTCACCCCCGGCGTCCCCGGCCGCATCCGCATCGTCCTGGACTACCCGTTCGACGAGGGAAACCACGCACCCTCCGACGACGCCGCGCGGGTGAACCGGATGATCCGCGAGGGCTTCACCGCGCCGACGCTGGTGTGGCTGCCGCACTTCATGTCCCCGCAGAAATCCGCGCAGCTCGGGCGGCTACTGAAGATCCAGTACCTGCTGGAACGCGACCGGCTCGACGACTACGCGGGCACAATGTCGGAGGACAACCGCGTCAAGGTTCGCCACCAGTTGCAGGCGCAGGCCGACAACCTCGAATCGCAGCTCGCCGCCGCGCTGCGGCAACTCTACGGTATCTCCCAGGCCGACGAGGCCACCATCGACAAGGACGTCGGCGAGGACGGGCACGTGCTTTCGCTGCAGCCCGACCACAAACCCCGGCTCGCGGGCGGCGCCGGATTCGAGTACAACGCGCTCGCACTGGCCGACGGGCTGTTCGCCAAGCTCTACCCCAAGCACCCCGACTTCGACCCCAGCGGCAACCGCAAGCCCGTCACCCTCGGCGAGCTGCGCACGGTCTTGAGCTGGATCACCAAGGCCATGGAGGACGGGCAGCGCCGCGTGGTGGTGGATCGCAACCACCTGCCGCTCGTTCGCCGCATCGTGCACCCGCTGGAACTCGGCGAAGTGTCCGACGGCCCGCTCAACGTCTCCACCGAGTGGCGCCGCCGCATCGAGCAGGCCGCCACCCAGCGCGGCGTCACCGGCGACTACCGCGTCGAGGACATCCGCACCTGGCTCGAAGAGCTCGGCTACACCGGGCTGGACAAGCCCGTCAGCAACCTCGTCATCGCCACCTACGCGCTGCTCGCCGACCGCGCGTGGGTGCTGCACGGCTCCCCGCTGCGCGAAGCGCCGGACCTGGACAAGATCGGCCCCGGCCACGCGCTGCGTGCCCAGGAACTGCCCGACGAGGAAACCTTCGCCACCGCACGCCGCCGCGCGGCCACGCTGTTCGGGGTGCACGTGCCTGACACGCTGTTCGCTCGCAACGTCAACCGGCTCGCCGACGAGGTCCGCGAAAAGGTGGCCGCGGTGGAGAACGCTGCCAACGGGGTGCGGCGCGCGCTCGACCGGCACAGCGACCTGCTCGGACTCGACACCCGGCCCGAGCAGGACACCGCACCGCGCATCACCTCCACCCGGGACGCCGCCGACCTGCTCGCTCGGCTCTCCGGCGCGCGAGAGGCCACCACCGTGGTTCGCGAACTCGCCACCGCCGAGTACCGCACCGGCGACCAGGTGCTCGGCGCGGCCATCAGCTCCGCGCCCGCCGTGCTGGCCGCGCTGGAGAACGTCGAGTGGTCGCTGCTGCGGTCGGTGCGCCAGTTCGCGGGCCGGGGCGACCCGGTCGGCAACCGCGCCGACCGGCTGCTCGACGAGGTGACACAGGCCGCCGCGGCCGACGAGTTCACCCGCCCGCTGGCCGACGTGCTCGACGGGCTGGGACCGCGTGCCGTGCAACTCGTCAACGAGGCGGCCCGGCTCGCCGCCGTTGCCCCACCCGCACCGGCCGAACCCGCGCCTGCCGAGCCGCAGCCTGCCAACCCCACGGCCGAGCAGGTCAGCCTCACCGACACCGGGCAACCGCCCGTCGGCGCGACGGTGCCGTCCCGACGCCGGCCGCGCCGGGTGCGTGCCAGCGCCGTCGAGCGCGACCTCGCCAGGATCGTGGCCGAGGTGCAAAGCGAGATCCGCGAGTTCGCAGGCGAGCACCCCGAGACGGAGATCGAGGTGACCTGGCGGGTCGTCGGCGAGGAAGGCGCCGGATGA
- the pglZ gene encoding BREX-2 system phosphatase PglZ yields the protein MSAPAIDHRIVEALVQTWLPHAKGRRLLLVYGRYTDSAGSFVVSTDRTANPVRRRVHVSDQHSVLGIVEAWEEHQQAHEADDDLLVVTTSVDDSQLGWDIRGYAIGRSTRTVDKVRIVAQRFGAVDVDPRIRQEPWLVDALLDAEPADGWPRNGSVLTRDSAIRALIGARLGQDTIGEGSLDVSALLEFSRDPAGPAYFAELPAAERDGLTRWLADTVGPAAVVPLRLAVQGRAADAIPLGVVGTAATNPDAALAVGALLPGTQAEELRAFTDAVAAVLERWVSEAETSRHGDAARHRVLDVVRRADELATQAQVTEALAGNPFLPSAFTVRLRELAAALTAKPDPTSLAEAERALDRVREHALARLEPRRREAAEMAVRLQRWLARPQPELTSVAEAVTGHLSEWAWVDRALNTLWEGDPFGDPVVGQAYRTVCEAVRARRTALDEDFATRLATWVKHADSTDTGGCLLVEQVLGEVAAPLRGKLAPLIVVLDGMSGAVAVELGQRLAGRAWTEVSPVAGRRAAAVAAIPSVTRASRASLLTGAITAGDQAAEKDGFKALWKRHGDPKAELFHRGDIAGDAGHRLSDPLLAALSESGSVVGVVLNTIDYALDHGQEGHRTGWAPEDITYLPELLDAARSYGRPVVLVSDHGHVLDRATEDRVDAGGVESARWRTGTPDDGEMALTGPRVVYGEGSVVVPWREDIRYTTRKAGYHGGASLAELTVPVLVLLPAPARAPSGWHVLEPEQLTPKWWTRQTAATPAAEPKPRARKPSKPSDAVPLFTVESKAESLGNRVVASGTYDAQRAFVPKAPNKQVVAAVIDALVAADNRLPLSTAAELAGKAGRRPEFFATMLERLLNVDGYPVLSKVDGDRRLKLDVETLRMQFGVREP from the coding sequence ATGAGCGCTCCCGCGATCGACCACCGCATCGTCGAGGCGCTGGTGCAGACCTGGCTGCCGCACGCCAAGGGGCGGCGGCTGCTGCTGGTGTACGGGCGCTACACCGACAGCGCGGGCAGCTTCGTGGTGAGCACCGACCGCACAGCCAACCCGGTGCGCCGCCGGGTACACGTCAGCGACCAGCACTCCGTGCTCGGCATCGTCGAAGCCTGGGAGGAACACCAGCAGGCACACGAGGCCGACGACGACCTGCTCGTGGTCACCACCAGCGTGGACGACAGCCAACTCGGCTGGGACATCCGCGGCTACGCCATCGGGCGCTCCACCCGCACCGTGGACAAGGTGCGGATCGTGGCGCAACGCTTCGGCGCGGTGGACGTCGACCCCCGCATCCGGCAGGAACCGTGGCTGGTGGACGCGCTGCTGGACGCCGAACCCGCCGACGGCTGGCCTCGCAACGGCTCCGTGCTCACCCGCGACAGCGCCATCCGCGCGCTCATCGGCGCCCGGCTCGGGCAGGACACGATCGGTGAAGGCTCGCTCGACGTCAGTGCGCTGCTGGAGTTCTCGCGCGACCCGGCCGGACCCGCCTACTTCGCCGAACTACCCGCCGCCGAGCGCGACGGGCTCACCCGCTGGCTCGCCGACACCGTCGGTCCCGCCGCCGTGGTGCCGCTGCGGCTGGCCGTGCAGGGGCGCGCGGCCGACGCGATCCCGCTCGGCGTCGTCGGCACCGCCGCCACCAACCCCGACGCCGCGCTCGCCGTCGGCGCGCTGCTGCCGGGAACGCAGGCCGAGGAGTTGCGCGCCTTCACCGACGCCGTGGCGGCCGTGCTGGAACGCTGGGTCAGCGAGGCCGAGACCAGCCGCCACGGCGACGCCGCCCGGCACCGGGTGCTCGACGTGGTGCGGCGGGCCGACGAACTCGCCACGCAGGCGCAGGTCACCGAAGCGCTTGCGGGTAACCCGTTCCTCCCGTCGGCCTTCACAGTCCGGCTGCGCGAACTTGCCGCCGCGCTCACCGCGAAACCCGACCCGACCAGCCTCGCCGAGGCCGAACGCGCACTCGATCGCGTGCGCGAACACGCGCTCGCCCGGCTGGAGCCCAGGCGGCGCGAGGCCGCGGAAATGGCCGTGCGGCTGCAACGCTGGCTCGCCCGCCCGCAACCGGAGCTCACCTCCGTGGCCGAGGCGGTTACCGGCCACCTGTCCGAATGGGCCTGGGTGGACCGCGCGCTGAACACCCTCTGGGAAGGCGACCCCTTCGGCGACCCGGTGGTGGGGCAGGCGTACCGCACCGTGTGCGAAGCCGTGCGAGCACGGCGCACCGCGCTGGACGAGGATTTCGCGACCCGACTGGCCACCTGGGTCAAGCACGCCGACTCCACCGACACCGGCGGCTGCCTGCTGGTGGAGCAGGTGCTCGGCGAGGTCGCCGCGCCGCTGCGGGGCAAGCTCGCGCCGCTGATCGTGGTGCTGGACGGCATGAGCGGCGCCGTTGCCGTGGAGCTGGGGCAACGCCTCGCCGGACGCGCCTGGACCGAGGTGTCGCCCGTGGCCGGTCGCAGGGCGGCTGCCGTCGCGGCGATCCCGTCGGTCACCCGCGCCAGCAGGGCGAGCCTGCTCACCGGCGCCATCACCGCGGGGGACCAGGCGGCGGAGAAGGACGGGTTCAAGGCGCTGTGGAAACGGCACGGCGACCCCAAGGCGGAACTGTTCCACCGCGGCGACATCGCAGGCGACGCGGGGCACCGGCTGTCCGACCCGCTGCTGGCGGCGCTGTCCGAAAGCGGCAGCGTGGTCGGTGTCGTGCTCAACACCATCGACTACGCGCTGGACCACGGCCAGGAGGGCCACCGCACCGGCTGGGCCCCGGAAGACATCACCTACCTGCCGGAACTGCTCGACGCCGCCCGCAGCTACGGCCGCCCCGTCGTGCTGGTGTCCGACCACGGCCACGTCCTCGACCGTGCCACCGAGGACCGCGTGGATGCGGGCGGTGTGGAGTCCGCCCGCTGGCGCACCGGAACCCCCGACGACGGTGAGATGGCGCTGACCGGGCCCCGCGTGGTGTACGGGGAAGGATCGGTGGTCGTGCCGTGGCGCGAGGACATCCGCTACACCACACGCAAGGCCGGCTACCACGGCGGCGCATCGCTGGCGGAGCTGACCGTGCCGGTGCTCGTGCTGCTGCCCGCGCCCGCACGCGCCCCCTCCGGTTGGCACGTGCTGGAACCCGAGCAGCTCACGCCGAAGTGGTGGACGCGGCAAACCGCCGCCACGCCGGCAGCGGAGCCGAAGCCGAGAGCTCGCAAGCCCAGCAAGCCCAGCGACGCCGTGCCGCTGTTCACCGTGGAAAGTAAGGCAGAGTCGCTCGGCAACAGGGTGGTGGCCAGTGGCACCTACGACGCGCAGCGCGCGTTCGTCCCGAAGGCACCCAACAAGCAGGTGGTGGCCGCCGTCATCGACGCACTCGTGGCCGCCGACAACCGGCTGCCGCTCAGCACGGCCGCCGAACTGGCAGGCAAGGCCGGGCGCAGGCCCGAGTTCTTCGCCACGATGCTGGAGCGGCTGCTCAACGTGGACGGCTACCCTGTGCTCTCCAAAGTGGACGGTGACCGCCGGCTGAAGCTGGACGTGGAGACGCTGCGCATGCAGTTCGGGGTGCGCGAGCCGTGA